A single region of the Equus przewalskii isolate Varuska chromosome 26, EquPr2, whole genome shotgun sequence genome encodes:
- the TBC1D13 gene encoding TBC1 domain family member 13 isoform X1 yields the protein MSSLHKSRIADFQDVLKEPTIALEKLRDLSFSGIPCEGGLRCLCWKILLNYLPLERASWSSILAKQRELYSQFLREMIIQPGIAKANMGASREDVTFEDHPLNPNPDSRWNTYFKDNEVLLQIDKDVRRLCPDISFFQRATEYPCLLILDPQNEFETLRKRVEQTTLKSQTVARNRSGVTNMSSPHKNSTPSALNEYEVLPNGCEAHWEVVERILFIYAKLNPGIAYVQGMNEIVGPLYYTFATDPNSEWKEHAEADTFFCFTNLMAEIRDNFIKSLDDSQCGITYKMEKVYSTLKDKDVELYLKLQEQNIKPQFFAFRWLTLLLSQEFLLPDVIRIWDSLFADDSRFDFLLLVCCAMLILIRDQLLEGDFTVNMRLLQDYPITDVCQILQKAKELQDSK from the exons ATGTCGAGTCTGCACAAGAGCCG GATTGCAGATTTCCAGGATGTCCTGAAGGAGCCCACGATTGCCTTGGAAAAGCTTCGGGATCTCAGTTTCAGTG GCATCCCCTGTGAGGGCGGACTGCGGTGCCTCTGCTGGAAG ATTCTCTTGAACTACCTCCCCTTGGAGAGAGCCTCATGGAGCTCCATCCTGGCCAAGCAGAG GGAGCTATATTCTCAGTTCCTGAGGGAAATGATCATCCAGCCCGGCATTGCCAAGGCCAACATGGGTGCGTCCAGGGAGGATGTGACCTTTGAGGACCAT CCACTCAACCCCAACCCTGACAGCCGGTGGAACACGTACTTCAAGGACAACGAGGTGCTGCTGCAGATTGACAAGGATGTCCG GAGGTTGTGCCCAGACATATCCTTCTTTCAGAGGGCCACCGAGTATCCCTGCCTCCTCATCCTGGACCCCCAGAATGAGTTTGAGACCCTTCGTAAGCGGGTGGAACAGACAACGCTGAAATCCCAGACAGTGGCCCGGAACCGGAGTGGGGTCACAAAC ATGAGCTCCCCACACAAGAACTCTACGCCTTCGGCCCTCAATGAGTACGAGGTGCTGCCCAACGGCTGCGAGGCCCACTGGGAGGTGGTGGAGCGGATCTTGTTCATCTACGCCAAGCTCAACCCTGGCATTGCTTACGTGCAGGGCATGAATGAAATCGTGGGGCCCCTCTACTATACCTTTGCCACTGACCCCAACAGCGAGTGGAAAG AGCACGCTGAGGCAGACACCTTTTTCTGCTTTACCAACCTCATGGCTGAGATCCGGGACAACTTCATCAAGAGCCTGGATGACTCACAATGTGGCATCACCTACAAGATGGAAAAGGTCTACTCCACCTTGAAGGATAAGGATGTGGAACTCTACCTGAAACTG caaGAGCAGAACATCAAGCCGCAGTTCTTCGCCTTCCGCTGGCTGACGCTGCTGCTCTCCCAGGAGTTCTTGCTGCCTGACGTCATCCGGATCTGGGACTCCCTCTTTGCCGATGACAGCCGCTTTGACTTCCTCCTCCTCGTGTGCTGTGCCATGCTCAT ACTGATCCGGGACCAGTTGCTGGAAGGGGACTTTACAGTGAACATGCGGCTCCTGCAG GATTACCCCATCACAGATGTCTGCCAGATCCTACAGAAAGCCAAGGAACTCCAAGACTCAAAGTAG
- the TBC1D13 gene encoding TBC1 domain family member 13 isoform X2, translated as MIIQPGIAKANMGASREDVTFEDHPLNPNPDSRWNTYFKDNEVLLQIDKDVRRLCPDISFFQRATEYPCLLILDPQNEFETLRKRVEQTTLKSQTVARNRSGVTNMSSPHKNSTPSALNEYEVLPNGCEAHWEVVERILFIYAKLNPGIAYVQGMNEIVGPLYYTFATDPNSEWKEHAEADTFFCFTNLMAEIRDNFIKSLDDSQCGITYKMEKVYSTLKDKDVELYLKLQEQNIKPQFFAFRWLTLLLSQEFLLPDVIRIWDSLFADDSRFDFLLLVCCAMLILIRDQLLEGDFTVNMRLLQDYPITDVCQILQKAKELQDSK; from the exons ATGATCATCCAGCCCGGCATTGCCAAGGCCAACATGGGTGCGTCCAGGGAGGATGTGACCTTTGAGGACCAT CCACTCAACCCCAACCCTGACAGCCGGTGGAACACGTACTTCAAGGACAACGAGGTGCTGCTGCAGATTGACAAGGATGTCCG GAGGTTGTGCCCAGACATATCCTTCTTTCAGAGGGCCACCGAGTATCCCTGCCTCCTCATCCTGGACCCCCAGAATGAGTTTGAGACCCTTCGTAAGCGGGTGGAACAGACAACGCTGAAATCCCAGACAGTGGCCCGGAACCGGAGTGGGGTCACAAAC ATGAGCTCCCCACACAAGAACTCTACGCCTTCGGCCCTCAATGAGTACGAGGTGCTGCCCAACGGCTGCGAGGCCCACTGGGAGGTGGTGGAGCGGATCTTGTTCATCTACGCCAAGCTCAACCCTGGCATTGCTTACGTGCAGGGCATGAATGAAATCGTGGGGCCCCTCTACTATACCTTTGCCACTGACCCCAACAGCGAGTGGAAAG AGCACGCTGAGGCAGACACCTTTTTCTGCTTTACCAACCTCATGGCTGAGATCCGGGACAACTTCATCAAGAGCCTGGATGACTCACAATGTGGCATCACCTACAAGATGGAAAAGGTCTACTCCACCTTGAAGGATAAGGATGTGGAACTCTACCTGAAACTG caaGAGCAGAACATCAAGCCGCAGTTCTTCGCCTTCCGCTGGCTGACGCTGCTGCTCTCCCAGGAGTTCTTGCTGCCTGACGTCATCCGGATCTGGGACTCCCTCTTTGCCGATGACAGCCGCTTTGACTTCCTCCTCCTCGTGTGCTGTGCCATGCTCAT ACTGATCCGGGACCAGTTGCTGGAAGGGGACTTTACAGTGAACATGCGGCTCCTGCAG GATTACCCCATCACAGATGTCTGCCAGATCCTACAGAAAGCCAAGGAACTCCAAGACTCAAAGTAG